A region of Lycium barbarum isolate Lr01 chromosome 3, ASM1917538v2, whole genome shotgun sequence DNA encodes the following proteins:
- the LOC132630759 gene encoding high mobility group B protein 1 translates to MKGGKGKGALRKETRSALKPVEDRKMGKRKATLKDDKRKVKKDKKAKKDPNKPKRPPSAFFVFLEEFRKTFKKENPNVKAVSAVGKAAGEKWKSMSAAEKAPYEAKAAKRKAEYGKLMNAYNNKQPESSDDEGEGEEEEEEERSKPEVHDEDAEESAQGEEDNDDEEDEDEEDD, encoded by the exons ATGAAGGGTGGAAAAGGAAAAGGGGCGTTGAGAAAAGAAACAAGGTCGGCACTGAAGCCTGTTGAGGATCG AAAGATGGGGAAGAGAAAAGCCACGTTGAAGGACGACAAAAGGAAGGTCAAGAAGGATAAAAAGGCCAAAAAGGATCCTAATAAGCCTAAGAGGCCTCCAAGTGCCTTCTTCGTATTCCT TGAGGAATTCAGGAAGACATTTAAAAAGGAGAATCCTAATGTGAAGGCTGTATCAGCT GTTGGGAAAGCTGCAGGAGAAAAGTGGAAATCTATGAGCGCAGCT GAAAAAGCACCATATGAAGCCAAAGCTGCAAAAAGGAAGGCCGAGTATGGCAAGCTCATGAATGCTTACAACAACAAGCAG CCGGAAAGCTCAGATGATGAGGGCGAaggcgaagaagaagaagaagaagaaaggtcaAAACCTGAGGTACATGATGAAGATGCGGAGGAAAGTGCGCAG GGCGAAGAGGACAACGACGACGAAGAGGATGAAGATGAGGAAGATGATTGA